The Desulfuromonas versatilis genome has a segment encoding these proteins:
- a CDS encoding GNAT family N-acetyltransferase, whose protein sequence is MEKEADSGSDRLRIREMTIDDFSEVFHMGEEVFTSDYSPSMYRTWDEYEITTLFNSDSELCLVAEADEELLGFALGTTVDKANSAWKYGYLVWLGVRKGLQKAGVGDKLFREIKRRMVDQGVRMMIIDTDADNEAGIRFFKKQGFGNVQQHVYMTLNLSRRSRRRKERAE, encoded by the coding sequence ATGGAAAAAGAGGCAGACTCGGGCAGCGACCGGCTGCGCATTCGCGAAATGACCATCGACGATTTCTCCGAGGTGTTCCACATGGGCGAGGAGGTCTTCACCTCCGACTACTCCCCCAGCATGTACCGCACCTGGGACGAATACGAGATCACCACCCTGTTCAATTCCGACAGCGAGCTGTGCCTGGTGGCCGAGGCCGACGAGGAGCTGCTCGGCTTTGCCCTGGGCACCACCGTGGACAAGGCCAACTCGGCCTGGAAATACGGCTACCTGGTCTGGCTCGGGGTGCGCAAGGGGCTGCAGAAGGCGGGGGTGGGCGATAAGCTGTTCCGCGAAATCAAGCGGCGCATGGTCGACCAGGGGGTGCGCATGATGATCATCGACACCGACGCCGACAACGAGGCAGGGATCCGCTTCTTCAAGAAGCAGGGCTTCGGCAACGTTCAGCAGCACGTCTACATGACCCTCAACCTCTCGCGCCGCTCGCGGCGCAGGAAGGAGCGCGCCGAATGA
- a CDS encoding ABC transporter ATP-binding protein — protein MKSLLSLIPYLRRYQGALWAGLAWLAVTDALALVIPWMLKAGVDAIPAGRQGEIPIYAAVLGLAALVRGGTRIRSRQKYLHAARRIELDLRRDLLARLLGQQSAFFDRHRTGDLLSRFTNDLANVRMLAGFGVLTILNAALVYLFTLVLLLGLSPSLTLLALIPYPLMLLAVKYLSRHLLHHSTLVQEGVGQLSEAVEEAVSGQAVIRACGLQGVRTRQFDGLNEEYLRRNLVLARLRSLVLPVMTLVGPLGTLLVIYFGGGRVAAGSMSLGELVAFNAYLMQLTWPTLLLGWVLTLLQRAAASMERLGILLDLPAPAPAPVEAPPRQAPRVTLRGLDFAYAGSAVLRELQFELPAGSLVGIAGPTAAGKTTLLRLLAGLYPLPPGKLFIDDEDLAGLEPRGYRRRLAAVPQEGRLFSGSVRENLLYASPEAGEERLRQVSRQVCLEQEIAGFGQGYQTRVGEGGMTLSGGQRQRVCLGRALVRDGSLWLLDDPFSHLDAATAEAVWAQLRPQLAGRTVLLVSGRVSLLAQTDRILVLEAGRLVQQGTHEELLGQDGLYARLAERERLERELEGFTRETTEAARGAGR, from the coding sequence GTGAAATCCCTGCTCTCCCTCATTCCCTACCTGCGGCGCTACCAGGGGGCCCTGTGGGCCGGGCTGGCCTGGCTGGCGGTCACCGACGCGCTGGCGCTGGTCATCCCCTGGATGCTCAAGGCCGGGGTGGACGCCATCCCCGCGGGGCGCCAGGGGGAGATCCCCATCTATGCCGCGGTCCTCGGCCTGGCCGCCCTGGTGCGGGGGGGGACCCGGATCCGTTCGCGGCAGAAGTATCTGCATGCCGCGCGGCGCATCGAACTCGACCTGCGCCGCGACCTGCTCGCCCGGCTGCTCGGCCAGCAGTCGGCCTTTTTCGACCGGCACCGCACCGGCGACCTGCTCTCGCGCTTCACCAACGACCTGGCCAACGTGCGGATGCTGGCGGGTTTCGGTGTGCTGACCATTCTCAACGCCGCCCTGGTCTATCTGTTCACCCTGGTGCTGCTGCTGGGCCTCTCGCCCTCGCTGACCCTGCTGGCGCTGATCCCCTATCCGCTGATGCTGCTGGCGGTCAAGTACCTGAGCCGGCACCTGCTGCATCACTCGACCCTGGTCCAGGAGGGGGTCGGGCAGCTCAGCGAGGCGGTGGAGGAGGCGGTCTCGGGGCAGGCGGTGATCCGCGCCTGCGGCCTGCAGGGGGTGCGCACCCGGCAGTTCGACGGGCTCAACGAGGAGTACCTGCGCCGCAACCTGGTGCTGGCCCGGCTGCGCTCGCTGGTGCTGCCGGTGATGACCCTGGTCGGGCCGCTGGGAACCCTGCTGGTGATCTATTTCGGCGGCGGCCGGGTGGCCGCCGGCAGTATGAGCCTCGGCGAGCTGGTGGCCTTCAACGCCTATCTGATGCAGCTCACCTGGCCGACCCTGCTGCTCGGCTGGGTGCTGACCCTGCTGCAGCGCGCCGCGGCCAGCATGGAGCGGCTCGGCATCCTGCTCGATCTGCCGGCCCCCGCTCCGGCGCCGGTGGAGGCCCCGCCGCGGCAGGCCCCGCGGGTCACCCTGCGCGGCCTCGATTTCGCCTACGCCGGCTCCGCGGTACTGCGCGAGCTGCAGTTCGAGCTGCCCGCCGGGTCCCTGGTGGGGATCGCCGGGCCGACCGCGGCGGGCAAGACCACGCTGCTGCGGCTGCTCGCCGGGCTCTACCCCCTGCCCCCGGGCAAGCTGTTCATCGACGATGAGGACCTGGCAGGGCTCGAGCCGCGCGGCTACCGCCGGCGGTTGGCCGCGGTCCCCCAGGAGGGGCGGCTGTTTTCCGGGAGCGTGCGGGAGAACCTGCTCTACGCCTCCCCCGAGGCGGGCGAGGAGCGTCTGCGCCAGGTAAGCCGCCAGGTGTGCCTGGAGCAGGAGATTGCCGGCTTCGGGCAGGGTTACCAGACCCGGGTGGGCGAAGGGGGGATGACCCTCTCCGGCGGTCAGCGCCAGCGGGTCTGCCTGGGACGGGCGCTGGTGCGCGACGGTTCGCTTTGGCTGCTCGACGACCCCTTCAGCCACCTCGACGCGGCCACTGCGGAGGCGGTTTGGGCGCAGCTGCGGCCACAGCTCGCCGGACGGACTGTGCTGCTGGTCTCCGGACGGGTCTCGCTGCTGGCGCAGACCGACCGGATCCTGGTGCTCGAGGCGGGCCGCCTGGTTCAGCAGGGGACTCACGAGGAACTGCTGGGGCAGGACGGGCTCTACGCACGGCTGGCTGAGCGGGAGCGCCTGGAGCGGGAACTCGAAGGATTCACCCGGGAAACCACGGAGGCGGCCCGCGGGGCCGGACGCTGA
- a CDS encoding Gx transporter family protein, translating to MTSSAVDPVELQRSRRRIFLALFAALAVALHTLEFLLPSPVPWFRLGFANILALTALFLYGGRAAWAVNLTRIGVGSLLLGNLFSPGFLLSLGGGVAATALMTGARALFGRLIGPVGVSVLGAAGHAAGQVLVAWLLLVRHDGLWQMFPFFLLFAAGTGVANGIAADLLLELLRGHAAFQGGEDR from the coding sequence ATGACCTCATCAGCCGTTGACCCTGTGGAGCTGCAGCGTTCCCGCCGGCGAATCTTTCTCGCCCTGTTTGCCGCCCTGGCGGTGGCCCTGCATACCCTCGAGTTTCTCCTGCCGTCCCCGGTCCCCTGGTTTCGCCTCGGCTTCGCCAACATCCTCGCCCTGACCGCCCTGTTTCTCTACGGCGGCCGGGCCGCCTGGGCGGTCAACCTGACCCGCATCGGGGTCGGCTCGCTGCTGCTGGGCAACCTGTTCTCGCCCGGTTTTCTGCTCTCGCTCGGTGGCGGGGTGGCGGCCACCGCGCTGATGACCGGCGCCCGCGCCCTGTTCGGCCGGCTGATCGGTCCGGTGGGCGTCTCGGTGCTCGGCGCCGCCGGCCACGCCGCCGGCCAGGTGCTGGTGGCCTGGCTGCTGCTGGTCCGGCACGACGGGCTCTGGCAGATGTTCCCTTTCTTCCTGCTCTTCGCCGCCGGCACCGGGGTGGCCAACGGCATCGCCGCGGACCTGCTGCTCGAGCTGCTGCGGGGGCACGCGGCCTTCCAGGGGGGGGAGGATCGGTGA
- a CDS encoding OmpA family protein: MNLPRLLFVPLLLLLFSCAPPRGPAPLDEAALRAQLAALPGGEAGQAGPPGIRFPGESLFPHLSALPRADEAEGLGALAALLRAHQGTSWQAVVRAATGVSAEYDLVLAQKRAELLERYFRKQGVDAQRLAISAEAGEGAPLEIVLRRD; the protein is encoded by the coding sequence ATGAACCTGCCCAGACTGCTGTTCGTCCCGCTGCTGCTTCTGCTCTTCTCCTGCGCCCCGCCCCGGGGGCCGGCGCCGCTGGATGAGGCCGCGCTGCGTGCCCAGCTGGCCGCCCTGCCGGGTGGCGAGGCGGGCCAGGCCGGGCCTCCGGGCATCCGTTTTCCCGGCGAGAGCCTCTTTCCGCATCTCTCCGCCCTGCCCCGGGCCGACGAGGCCGAGGGGCTCGGGGCGCTGGCCGCGCTGCTGCGGGCCCATCAGGGCACATCCTGGCAGGCGGTGGTGCGGGCCGCCACCGGGGTTTCCGCCGAGTACGACCTGGTGCTGGCGCAGAAGCGCGCCGAGCTGCTGGAGCGGTATTTCAGGAAACAGGGGGTCGATGCGCAGCGCCTCGCGATCAGCGCCGAGGCCGGGGAGGGGGCGCCGCTGGAGATTGTTTTGCGGCGGGATTAG
- a CDS encoding sugar nucleotidyltransferase has translation MKIILPVAGKGTRLRPHTHTKAKSLVHVAGKTVLEHIISRLMILGADEFIFITDENGKQIEDFMAAKFPALNCSYTVQKERLGPAHAVALAAPRIAEGDDVLVVFNDTIFVTDLEQIPSLCAESDGLIYSKEVEDYQRFGVNVVRGGYIVDMVEKPDTPISRLAQVGLYYLKDGRRFMGYLEATIAAGDKVKGEYYLPSVFMRMIQDGLKFRAPEIDAWLDCGKPETLLETNRYLLRGRHHVHGEVLNTVLIEPVHVEKGAIVRGSILGPNVSVAAGSVVEESIIKDSIINANSKVRDLILHSSILGDSVTLIGSPRRMNIGDHSLIEMEG, from the coding sequence ATGAAGATCATTCTGCCCGTGGCGGGCAAGGGAACCCGCCTGCGTCCCCACACCCATACCAAGGCCAAGTCGCTGGTGCACGTGGCCGGCAAGACGGTTCTCGAGCACATCATCAGCCGGCTGATGATTCTTGGCGCCGACGAGTTCATCTTCATCACCGACGAGAACGGCAAGCAGATCGAGGATTTCATGGCCGCCAAGTTCCCCGCCCTCAACTGCAGCTACACGGTGCAGAAGGAGCGGCTCGGCCCGGCCCACGCCGTGGCCTTGGCGGCGCCGCGCATCGCCGAAGGGGACGACGTGCTGGTGGTGTTCAACGACACCATCTTCGTCACCGACCTGGAGCAGATCCCCTCCCTGTGCGCCGAAAGCGACGGGCTGATCTACTCCAAGGAAGTTGAGGACTACCAGCGCTTCGGGGTCAACGTGGTACGCGGCGGCTACATCGTCGACATGGTCGAAAAGCCCGACACCCCCATTTCGCGCCTGGCCCAGGTGGGGCTCTACTACCTCAAGGACGGCCGGCGGTTCATGGGTTACCTCGAGGCGACCATCGCCGCCGGCGACAAGGTCAAGGGGGAGTACTACCTGCCGTCGGTGTTCATGCGCATGATCCAGGACGGCCTGAAGTTCCGTGCTCCCGAGATCGATGCCTGGCTCGACTGCGGCAAGCCAGAGACTCTGCTCGAGACCAACCGCTATCTGCTGCGCGGCCGGCACCACGTGCATGGCGAGGTGCTCAACACCGTGCTGATCGAACCGGTGCACGTGGAAAAGGGGGCCATCGTGCGCGGCTCGATTCTCGGCCCCAACGTCTCGGTGGCCGCCGGCAGCGTAGTCGAGGAGAGCATCATCAAGGACTCGATCATCAACGCCAACAGCAAGGTGCGCGACCTGATCCTGCACAGTTCGATCCTCGGCGACAGCGTGACCCTGATCGGCTCGCCGCGGCGGATGAATATCGGCGACCACTCGCTGATCGAGATGGAAGGCTGA
- a CDS encoding ABC transporter ATP-binding protein: protein MRHGIHDGDEITGRHLDWRLYLRFLGLLRPYRWPALASLALLPLVAVAKLAQPYLLKIAIDSHIVPARLEGLAGLAALFMAALLAESLLQFCQSYLVQGVGQRVMADLRRHGFRRLLRLPVAFFDRHPSGRLVTRMTSDVENVGELFGSGVVSALGDVLTLVGIVSIMLWMDLELSLVAFSVIPLLALTLLLFRRQMRGAMRRVRSRLAGLNAFVAERIAGVDEVRLFGQEQRTLDEFEELQQDYFASTLRVVNWDAILYAVVEALGAVAIAAILWRAGGEVVAGAATFGTLVAFIEYVQKFFAPLRDLSAKYSVIQSSNASLERIFDLQDQPLEAAGRPPAGGHNGVRLEGVSFSYDGTTPVLRGVDLEIPPGRTLALVGDTGSGKTTLARLLLRFYPPDAGRILLGGEDLAELDPAEVRRRIGWVSQEPFLFAGTLRENIDPEGRLAEPVLHEVLENSGAAAVVERLGGLDARLAERGRNLSAGERQLLCLARALAGEPQLLILDEATSRLDMVTEQVVGRGLAAATQGRSVLLIAHRLASARHASQILVLRAGRVRERGTHEQLLAADGLYARMWRLQNLGLGNGAKE, encoded by the coding sequence ATGCGGCACGGGATTCACGACGGCGACGAGATCACCGGGCGTCACCTCGACTGGCGGCTCTACCTGAGGTTTCTCGGGTTGCTGCGGCCCTATCGCTGGCCGGCGCTCGCTTCGCTGGCGCTGCTGCCGCTGGTCGCGGTGGCCAAGCTGGCGCAGCCTTACCTGCTTAAAATCGCCATAGACAGTCACATCGTGCCGGCCCGCCTGGAGGGGTTGGCCGGCCTGGCGGCGTTGTTCATGGCGGCCCTGCTCGCCGAAAGCCTGCTGCAATTCTGCCAGAGCTACCTGGTGCAGGGGGTGGGGCAGCGGGTCATGGCCGACCTGCGCCGGCATGGGTTTCGCCGCCTGCTGCGGCTGCCGGTCGCCTTCTTCGACCGGCACCCCTCGGGACGGCTGGTGACCCGGATGACCAGCGATGTGGAGAACGTCGGCGAACTGTTCGGCTCGGGGGTGGTCTCGGCGCTGGGCGATGTGCTTACCCTGGTGGGGATCGTCTCGATCATGCTCTGGATGGACCTGGAGCTGTCGCTGGTGGCGTTTTCGGTGATCCCGCTGCTGGCGCTCACCCTGCTGCTGTTCCGGCGCCAGATGCGCGGGGCCATGCGGCGGGTGCGCTCGCGGCTGGCCGGGCTCAACGCCTTTGTCGCCGAGCGCATCGCCGGGGTGGACGAGGTGCGCCTGTTCGGCCAGGAGCAGCGCACCCTCGACGAGTTCGAGGAACTGCAGCAGGACTACTTTGCCAGCACCCTGCGGGTGGTCAACTGGGACGCCATCCTCTATGCCGTGGTCGAGGCCCTCGGCGCCGTGGCCATCGCGGCCATTCTCTGGCGGGCCGGCGGCGAGGTGGTGGCCGGGGCGGCGACTTTCGGAACCCTGGTCGCCTTTATCGAGTACGTGCAGAAATTCTTCGCTCCGCTGCGCGATCTCTCGGCCAAGTATTCGGTGATCCAGTCGAGCAATGCCTCCCTGGAGAGGATTTTCGACCTGCAGGACCAGCCTCTCGAGGCGGCGGGGCGCCCGCCGGCGGGGGGCCATAACGGGGTGCGCCTGGAGGGGGTGAGCTTCAGCTACGACGGGACCACGCCGGTGCTGCGGGGCGTGGATCTGGAGATTCCCCCCGGCCGCACCCTGGCCCTGGTGGGCGATACCGGAAGCGGCAAGACCACCCTGGCCCGCCTGCTGCTGCGCTTCTACCCGCCCGACGCGGGGCGCATCCTGCTCGGCGGCGAGGACCTGGCCGAACTCGACCCGGCCGAGGTGCGGCGGCGGATCGGCTGGGTGTCCCAGGAGCCGTTTCTGTTCGCCGGAACCCTGCGGGAGAACATCGACCCCGAAGGGCGGCTGGCCGAGCCCGTGTTGCACGAGGTGCTGGAGAACTCCGGCGCCGCGGCGGTGGTGGAGCGCCTGGGGGGGCTGGACGCCAGGCTCGCCGAGCGGGGGCGCAACCTGTCGGCCGGCGAGCGCCAGCTGCTCTGCCTGGCGCGGGCCCTGGCCGGCGAGCCGCAGCTGCTGATCCTCGACGAGGCTACCAGCCGCCTCGACATGGTGACCGAGCAGGTGGTCGGGCGTGGTCTGGCGGCCGCCACCCAGGGGCGCAGCGTGCTGCTCATCGCCCACCGGCTGGCATCGGCCCGGCACGCCTCGCAGATCCTGGTGCTGCGCGCCGGGCGGGTTCGCGAGCGGGGTACCCACGAGCAGCTGCTGGCGGCCGACGGGCTCTATGCCCGCATGTGGCGCCTGCAGAACCTGGGGCTGGGCAACGGCGCCAAGGAATGA
- a CDS encoding M20 family metallopeptidase, translated as MSDQLLDRVWSAIDPERVRRLLLEMVEIYSPSGKEEDVQLYLEEVLAGAGFAVERQPVEEARYNLHLVMGEGEPQLYLVGHVDTVAAWDLEEYGPREEWGVVRGLGTADMKGGCAAMVEAWLALASLPPEERPPVGLLLVVGEEENGDGSAEFLQTRRPPWVVIGEPTSLAPCFSHYGYLEAALTTQGRRIHSSLPELGHNAVESMLRVLLHLGKDPLFDRQSSDIVYSIREMSSSRAGFVVPDRCEALIDLHLPPETDPAQVQQAMRERLANAGQFVEGLNLEVSFDFASRGYQIGGDNRLGQVLEAIYPRLNLPLRFDAFRSHSDGNLFFEAGVPCLILGPGSLETAHTPDEQTSLPEVEAAARIYAALCLGSRAG; from the coding sequence ATGAGCGACCAGTTGCTGGACAGGGTCTGGAGTGCCATCGATCCCGAACGGGTGCGGCGGCTGCTGCTGGAGATGGTGGAGATCTACTCGCCCTCGGGCAAGGAAGAGGATGTCCAGCTCTACCTCGAGGAGGTGCTTGCCGGGGCCGGCTTCGCGGTGGAACGCCAGCCGGTGGAGGAGGCGCGCTACAATCTGCACCTGGTGATGGGCGAAGGTGAGCCGCAGCTCTACCTGGTCGGCCACGTCGACACGGTGGCAGCCTGGGACCTGGAGGAGTACGGGCCCCGGGAGGAGTGGGGGGTGGTGCGCGGGCTGGGCACCGCCGACATGAAAGGGGGCTGCGCGGCCATGGTCGAGGCCTGGCTGGCCCTGGCCAGCCTGCCGCCGGAAGAGCGCCCGCCGGTGGGGCTGCTGCTGGTGGTCGGCGAGGAGGAGAACGGCGACGGCAGCGCCGAGTTTCTGCAGACCCGCCGACCGCCCTGGGTGGTGATCGGCGAGCCGACCTCGCTGGCCCCCTGCTTCAGTCATTACGGCTACCTGGAAGCGGCCCTGACCACCCAGGGGCGGCGCATCCACTCCTCGCTGCCGGAACTGGGGCACAACGCCGTGGAGTCGATGCTGCGGGTGCTGCTGCACCTGGGCAAAGACCCGCTGTTCGACCGGCAGAGTTCGGACATCGTCTACTCGATCCGCGAGATGAGCTCCTCGCGGGCCGGGTTCGTGGTGCCCGACCGCTGCGAGGCCCTGATCGACCTGCACCTGCCGCCCGAGACCGACCCGGCCCAGGTCCAGCAGGCCATGCGGGAGCGGCTGGCCAACGCCGGCCAGTTCGTCGAGGGCCTGAACCTGGAGGTCAGCTTCGACTTCGCCTCGCGGGGCTACCAGATCGGCGGCGACAACCGCCTTGGCCAGGTGCTCGAGGCCATCTATCCGCGCCTCAACCTGCCCCTGAGGTTCGACGCCTTCCGCTCCCACTCGGACGGCAACCTGTTCTTCGAGGCCGGCGTCCCCTGCCTGATTCTCGGCCCGGGGTCGCTGGAAACCGCCCACACCCCCGACGAGCAGACCTCGCTGCCCGAGGTGGAGGCCGCCGCGCGGATCTACGCCGCGCTGTGCCTGGGGAGCCGGGCCGGTTGA
- a CDS encoding NusG domain II-containing protein, which translates to MALSPLLRRTTWLDRVIVLAVLLAGLGGVVLAGTGARGERVVVERDGKVIFTAPLAEERTALLEGPLGAALLSIHGGKVCILESPCPLKVCIGMGEVAREGELLACVPNHLLVRIEGRGGQRREDYDLISR; encoded by the coding sequence GTGGCCCTGAGCCCGCTGCTGCGCCGCACCACCTGGCTCGACCGGGTGATCGTGCTTGCCGTATTACTGGCGGGGCTCGGCGGGGTGGTGCTGGCCGGCACGGGAGCTCGCGGCGAGCGGGTGGTGGTCGAGCGCGACGGCAAGGTGATCTTTACCGCGCCCCTCGCCGAAGAGCGCACCGCCCTCCTCGAGGGTCCCCTCGGGGCGGCGCTTCTTTCCATCCACGGGGGCAAGGTCTGCATCCTCGAAAGCCCCTGTCCTTTGAAGGTCTGCATCGGCATGGGCGAGGTGGCCCGCGAGGGGGAACTGCTGGCCTGCGTCCCCAATCACCTGCTGGTGCGCATCGAGGGGCGCGGGGGCCAGCGGCGGGAGGACTATGACCTCATCAGCCGTTGA
- the hslO gene encoding Hsp33 family molecular chaperone HslO — translation MKDQLVRILSNDGSLRAMAAVTTELTEGIRRRQQTDPTATVAIGRLVTGAALLGSLLKGEQRLALMIEGNGPLQKLHAETDAKGHLRASLKNPVAGLPPKAGRFDVAGAVGRAGFLHVVKDLGLKEPYRSMVQLYSSEIAEDLAYYLTTSEQVPSTVALGVTLGGDASVAAAGGFIVQAMPGGDESLIPLLEQRLAALPPTTDLLHEGRGPLAILELLLEGIPFAVKEQIDLAFQCSCSQQQVLRMLAGLGKPELRELLAKGENVAVTCEFCKQHYEFAPEHLEPLLK, via the coding sequence ATGAAAGACCAGCTGGTCCGCATCCTGAGCAACGACGGGTCCCTGCGCGCCATGGCCGCGGTCACCACCGAACTGACCGAGGGCATCCGCCGCCGCCAGCAGACCGACCCCACCGCCACCGTGGCCATCGGCCGCCTGGTGACCGGCGCCGCCCTGCTGGGCAGCCTGCTCAAGGGGGAGCAGCGCCTGGCCCTGATGATCGAGGGGAACGGGCCGCTGCAGAAACTTCATGCCGAAACCGACGCCAAGGGGCACCTGCGGGCCTCGCTGAAAAACCCCGTGGCCGGCCTGCCGCCCAAGGCGGGGCGCTTCGACGTGGCCGGGGCCGTTGGCCGCGCCGGGTTTCTGCACGTGGTCAAGGACCTCGGCCTCAAGGAGCCCTACCGCAGCATGGTCCAGCTTTACAGCAGCGAGATCGCCGAGGACCTCGCCTACTACCTGACCACCTCCGAGCAGGTCCCCTCCACCGTAGCACTGGGGGTCACCCTGGGGGGTGACGCCTCGGTGGCCGCCGCCGGCGGCTTCATCGTCCAGGCCATGCCCGGCGGCGACGAATCGCTGATCCCCCTGCTCGAGCAGCGCCTGGCGGCGCTGCCGCCGACCACCGACCTGCTCCACGAGGGGCGCGGACCCCTGGCGATTCTCGAGCTGCTGCTCGAGGGGATCCCCTTTGCCGTGAAAGAGCAGATCGACCTGGCTTTCCAATGCAGCTGCAGCCAGCAGCAGGTGCTGCGCATGCTGGCCGGACTGGGCAAGCCCGAACTGCGCGAACTGCTGGCAAAGGGGGAAAATGTTGCGGTCACCTGCGAATTCTGCAAGCAGCACTACGAATTCGCCCCCGAGCACCTGGAACCCTTGTTGAAATAA
- a CDS encoding DUF445 family protein has translation MTTIQNLLPYLMPPLLGAFIGYVTNYIAIRMLFRPLRPWRVLGVRLPMTPGIIPAKRGELAMKMGEMVGSHLLTSEDVGRALAKEGFRRELKGAVSDKLANFLDRELGTVESLVPGEFKARFRDLAGLLRWKALKAVFDYLESPEFEIRLREFLDRKGDEVLSRDLESFLSPERYAGLRRHLDSRLSAFLQSKQVGVAVARFVDGKTEQWLQTDRTIRELLPADLVEVILSQLEKEIPPLLEKFGGLLYDPEFRRRLVKKGKEAIEGFLDSLGGLTALLAGFINLDKLYERIPEFLDKAGDEIARWLREEKTQAQVALMLRERIDALLDRSLSEYLEKVPYEKVAGVRRFVRGRAVELVQSRRAADSLLNLAERGIDRVKDRSFRALLESALPEGGLERGRSLLAERLLTLLRAPEARRALEALLAEKFEQWLFQRPLGKLSARIPADVREELEQGLYGQLAELLKKEVPPLVETLNVRRIVEDKVNSLDLLQVEGLLMGIMKEQFKYINLFGALLGFLIGLINLFALQLG, from the coding sequence ATGACGACCATCCAAAACCTGCTCCCCTACCTGATGCCTCCGCTGCTCGGGGCCTTCATCGGCTACGTGACCAACTACATCGCCATCCGCATGCTGTTCCGCCCCCTGCGCCCCTGGCGGGTCCTCGGCGTGCGCCTGCCCATGACCCCGGGGATCATCCCCGCCAAGCGGGGCGAACTGGCCATGAAGATGGGTGAGATGGTCGGCAGCCACCTGCTGACCAGCGAGGACGTCGGCCGGGCTTTGGCCAAGGAGGGGTTCCGCCGCGAGCTCAAGGGGGCGGTGAGCGATAAGCTGGCCAACTTCCTCGACCGGGAACTGGGCACCGTCGAATCCCTGGTCCCGGGCGAGTTCAAGGCGCGCTTCCGCGACCTGGCCGGCCTGCTGCGCTGGAAGGCGCTCAAGGCGGTGTTCGACTACCTGGAGAGTCCCGAATTCGAAATCCGCCTGCGCGAGTTTCTCGACCGCAAGGGGGACGAGGTGCTCTCCCGCGACCTGGAGAGCTTTCTCAGCCCCGAACGCTATGCCGGGCTGCGCCGTCACCTCGACAGCCGCCTCAGCGCCTTTCTGCAGTCCAAGCAGGTGGGGGTGGCGGTGGCCCGCTTCGTGGACGGCAAAACCGAGCAGTGGCTGCAGACCGACCGCACCATCCGCGAGCTGCTCCCCGCCGACCTGGTGGAGGTGATCCTCTCCCAGCTCGAGAAGGAGATCCCGCCGCTGCTGGAGAAGTTCGGCGGTCTGCTCTACGACCCCGAGTTCCGCCGCCGCCTGGTGAAAAAGGGCAAGGAGGCGATCGAGGGCTTTCTCGATTCGCTGGGTGGGCTCACCGCCCTGCTGGCCGGCTTCATCAACCTCGATAAGCTCTACGAGCGCATTCCCGAGTTTCTCGACAAGGCCGGCGACGAGATCGCCCGCTGGCTGCGCGAGGAGAAGACCCAGGCCCAGGTGGCGCTGATGCTGCGCGAGCGCATCGACGCGCTGCTCGACCGCTCGCTGAGCGAGTACCTGGAGAAAGTCCCCTACGAGAAGGTCGCCGGGGTGCGCCGTTTCGTGCGGGGCCGGGCGGTGGAGCTGGTGCAGAGCCGCCGCGCCGCCGACTCGCTGTTGAATCTTGCCGAGCGCGGCATCGACCGGGTCAAGGACCGCTCCTTCCGTGCGCTGCTGGAATCCGCCCTGCCCGAGGGGGGGCTGGAACGGGGCCGCAGCCTGCTCGCCGAGCGCCTGCTCACCCTGCTGCGCGCTCCCGAGGCGCGCCGGGCGCTGGAGGCGCTGCTGGCCGAGAAGTTCGAGCAGTGGCTGTTCCAGCGGCCGCTGGGCAAGCTCTCGGCCCGGATTCCCGCCGACGTGCGCGAGGAGCTCGAGCAGGGCCTCTATGGCCAGCTGGCCGAGCTGCTGAAGAAGGAGGTCCCGCCGCTGGTGGAGACCCTCAATGTGCGGCGCATCGTCGAGGACAAGGTCAATTCCCTCGACCTGCTGCAGGTCGAAGGGCTGCTCATGGGGATCATGAAGGAGCAGTTCAAGTACATCAACCTGTTCGGCGCCCTGCTCGGTTTCCTCATCGGCCTGATCAACCTGTTCGCCCTGCAGCTGGGATAG